A single region of the Phycisphaerae bacterium RAS1 genome encodes:
- the galE_2 gene encoding UDP-glucose 4-epimerase has product MRILVTGGAGYIGSHCVRVLVAAGHQVCVYDSLLYGHRAAVHPRAEFVHADLCDIERLRSVFSAGRFDAVMHFAALASVPESVADPLRYWRANLTHSLHLLECMKEAGVPRIVFSSTCAVYGEPQKLPIVEDLPKRPINPYGQTKLAVEQMLESSAAAWGLGAVALRYFNACGAAEDGSIGEDHTPETHLIPIVLQVALGQRQAVSVFGDDYPTPDGSCVRDYIHVDDLADVHRLAIERVRPGAFEAFNVGTGRGHSVLEVIAAARDVSGCDISLAKAPRRPGDPPSLYADAARIMRAYDWRPRHTDLHAIVQSAWNWHRGHPRGFRSEA; this is encoded by the coding sequence ATGCGAATTCTCGTCACCGGCGGCGCAGGCTACATCGGCAGCCACTGCGTCCGCGTGCTCGTCGCGGCCGGGCATCAGGTCTGCGTCTACGACAGCCTGCTCTACGGCCACCGTGCCGCCGTGCATCCCCGCGCCGAATTCGTTCACGCCGACCTGTGTGACATCGAACGACTGCGGAGCGTGTTCTCGGCCGGCCGGTTCGACGCCGTCATGCACTTCGCCGCACTGGCCAGCGTGCCCGAATCGGTCGCCGACCCGCTGCGGTACTGGCGGGCCAACCTCACCCACTCGCTGCATCTGTTGGAGTGCATGAAGGAAGCCGGTGTGCCGCGGATCGTCTTCAGCAGCACGTGCGCCGTCTACGGCGAGCCGCAGAAGTTGCCCATCGTCGAGGACCTGCCGAAGCGGCCGATCAATCCCTACGGTCAGACCAAGCTGGCGGTCGAGCAGATGCTCGAATCGTCCGCGGCGGCGTGGGGGCTGGGGGCGGTGGCGCTGCGCTACTTCAACGCGTGCGGCGCGGCGGAGGACGGGTCGATCGGCGAGGATCACACGCCCGAGACGCACCTCATCCCGATCGTGCTGCAGGTCGCGCTGGGGCAGCGGCAGGCTGTCAGCGTCTTCGGCGACGACTACCCGACCCCCGACGGCTCCTGTGTCCGCGACTACATTCACGTCGACGATCTGGCCGACGTGCACCGGCTCGCAATCGAGCGCGTTCGTCCGGGCGCGTTTGAGGCCTTCAATGTGGGAACCGGGCGCGGGCACAGCGTGCTCGAAGTCATCGCCGCGGCCCGGGATGTGAGCGGCTGCGATATTTCCTTGGCGAAGGCGCCCCGCCGGCCGGGCGACCCGCCGTCGCTCTATGCCGACGCGGCGAGGATCATGCGGGCATACGACTGGCGTCCGCGGCACACCGATTTGCACGCGATTGTGCAATCCGCGTGGAACTGGCACCGCGGGCATCCGCGGGGATTTCGATCGGAGGCGTGA
- the waaA gene encoding 3-deoxy-D-manno-octulosonic acid transferase, translating to MYSILLDLIYALALAIGWPWLLWRRRQRGPAGAPWREYFGLVPHRSVAAECIWVHGVSLGEINAARTIVGELRRRRPDAAIVLSATTRTGLDRARSLYPNLLTFRFPLDFSFAIRAALHRLRPSAIVLMELEAWPNLVEVATGRGVPVLIANGRVTGERSMRRFRLPLIRSLARRMFGKIRWVGAQDETYAARFVELGVAAARVQVTGSVKYDGADVTDYVAGQEELAAAMGMDLKRPLWVCGSTGPGEEAHILDAYAGVLRERPETQLAIVPRKPERFDEAAALIVQRGFACLRRSTGKPEVPAGAREPRPVFLGDSMGELRKFYSLASVVFVGRTLAPMGGSDVMEVAGLAKAMIIGPSNENFAEAVALLMAERACRQISSADQLAGAVLELLGDAALRSETGRRAREAILRRRGATERTVERILAFLS from the coding sequence GTGTACTCCATTCTGCTTGATCTGATCTACGCCCTGGCGCTGGCGATCGGCTGGCCCTGGCTGCTGTGGCGACGGAGGCAGCGCGGCCCTGCGGGCGCGCCCTGGCGCGAGTACTTCGGCCTCGTCCCGCACCGCAGCGTCGCCGCCGAGTGCATCTGGGTGCACGGCGTCTCGCTGGGCGAGATCAACGCGGCGCGCACGATCGTGGGCGAGCTGCGCCGCCGCCGGCCGGACGCGGCGATCGTCCTCAGCGCCACGACGCGGACCGGCCTGGACCGGGCCCGATCGCTCTATCCGAACCTGCTGACGTTCCGCTTTCCGCTGGATTTCTCGTTCGCGATCCGCGCGGCGCTGCACCGGCTGCGGCCGTCCGCCATCGTGCTGATGGAGCTGGAGGCCTGGCCGAACCTGGTCGAGGTCGCAACCGGCCGCGGCGTGCCGGTGCTGATCGCGAACGGGCGCGTGACGGGTGAGCGCAGCATGCGGCGATTCCGCCTGCCGCTGATTCGCTCGCTGGCGCGGCGCATGTTCGGCAAAATTCGCTGGGTCGGCGCTCAGGATGAGACGTACGCGGCGCGGTTTGTCGAGTTGGGCGTGGCGGCGGCGCGCGTGCAGGTGACCGGGTCGGTCAAGTACGACGGGGCGGATGTGACCGATTACGTCGCGGGGCAGGAGGAATTGGCCGCGGCGATGGGCATGGACCTGAAGCGCCCGCTCTGGGTCTGCGGCAGCACGGGGCCGGGCGAAGAGGCGCACATTCTCGACGCCTACGCCGGGGTCTTGCGCGAACGTCCGGAGACGCAGCTTGCGATCGTCCCGCGCAAGCCGGAGCGGTTTGACGAGGCAGCGGCGCTGATCGTGCAGCGCGGCTTCGCGTGTTTGCGGCGCAGCACGGGCAAGCCGGAGGTGCCGGCGGGCGCCCGCGAGCCGCGGCCGGTTTTTCTGGGCGACTCGATGGGCGAGCTGCGCAAGTTTTATTCGCTGGCGAGCGTTGTGTTCGTCGGGCGGACGCTGGCGCCGATGGGCGGGTCGGACGTGATGGAGGTGGCCGGGCTGGCGAAGGCGATGATCATCGGGCCGTCGAATGAGAATTTTGCTGAGGCCGTCGCGCTGCTCATGGCCGAACGCGCCTGTCGGCAGATTTCGTCCGCGGACCAGCTCGCGGGTGCGGTGCTTGAGCTCCTGGGCGATGCGGCGCTGCGATCGGAAACGGGCCGTCGGGCGCGCGAAGCGATCCTGCGGCGTCGCGGGGCGACGGAGCGGACGGTGGAGCGGATATTGGCGTTTCTGTCCTGA
- a CDS encoding glucosamine--fructose-6-phosphate aminotransferase — protein MCGIFGITVSPSSGFSVEAVRQTVDALFRLSESRGKEAAGIAIHTPSAIKVYKEPVAATTMIRRAEYDRLFKSALENGTNGAGNGPAGGHALSEPVAIIGHSRLVTNGSQETLDNNQPVIAGGMVGIHNGIVCNDRELWLHNPTLRQRTQVDTEALLAMIRHHVAAGLDLVRATQMVFGMIEGSASIAVFFEDFNYLLLATNNGSLYLVENDRHDAYVFASEQYILRRLLGRSDFGRRLGNPHITRVEAGRGLLIHTGDLSRTDFAVPLSSTLAGHAEHAENAKDRKSGDLSLHPLREPTRHIEGVAAPHDARVTPALAPAAGPPIVPKAFEQAFERFQAQVRKLNRCSKCVLPETMPFIEFDAGGVCNYCRNYRPMETRGTAALDAALAPYRRSDGKPDCIVTFSGGRDSSYGVHYVKEVLKMNPITYTYDWGMVTDLARRNQARICGKLGIEHILVSADIAYKRGNIRRNVNAWLKRPDLGTIPLFMAGDKQYFWYANELRKQTGIDLVVLCENRLETTGFKTGYCGIRPKKGGKHIYSLSLAGKVGLAAYYAKQYLMNPAYLNRSILDTLSAYACYYIIPHNYLNLFDYIRWEEPVVNETLIGKYNWETATDTKSTWRIGDGTAAFYNYIYYVVAGFSENETFRSNQIREGMLTREAAMTLIVEENRPRWESIKWYCDTIGIEWENAIRRINDVRKRYMNEA, from the coding sequence ATGTGCGGAATCTTCGGCATCACCGTCAGCCCGTCTTCGGGATTCAGCGTGGAGGCGGTCCGCCAGACCGTTGACGCGCTCTTTCGCCTTTCCGAATCACGCGGCAAGGAAGCCGCCGGCATCGCGATTCACACGCCCTCCGCCATCAAGGTCTACAAGGAGCCGGTGGCCGCGACCACGATGATCCGCCGGGCCGAGTATGACAGGCTGTTCAAGTCGGCGCTTGAAAACGGAACGAACGGGGCAGGGAACGGGCCGGCCGGCGGCCACGCCCTTTCCGAGCCGGTCGCGATCATCGGCCACTCGCGGCTGGTCACCAACGGTTCGCAGGAAACCCTCGACAACAACCAGCCGGTCATCGCCGGCGGCATGGTCGGAATCCACAACGGCATCGTCTGCAACGACCGCGAGCTGTGGCTGCACAACCCGACGCTCAGGCAGCGCACGCAGGTCGATACGGAAGCACTGCTGGCGATGATCCGCCACCACGTCGCCGCCGGGTTGGACCTGGTGCGGGCGACGCAGATGGTCTTCGGCATGATCGAAGGCTCGGCGTCGATCGCCGTGTTCTTCGAGGATTTCAACTACCTGCTCCTGGCGACCAACAACGGCTCGCTCTACCTGGTTGAGAACGACCGCCACGACGCTTACGTGTTCGCGTCCGAGCAGTACATCCTGCGGCGGCTTCTCGGTCGCAGCGACTTCGGGCGGCGGCTGGGGAACCCGCATATCACGCGTGTTGAGGCCGGTCGGGGGCTGCTGATCCACACTGGGGACCTGTCGCGCACGGACTTCGCCGTGCCGCTGTCGTCGACTCTTGCCGGGCACGCGGAGCACGCAGAAAACGCGAAAGACAGGAAATCGGGTGATCTGTCCCTGCACCCCCTGCGAGAGCCCACGCGCCACATCGAAGGCGTCGCCGCCCCGCACGACGCCAGGGTCACGCCCGCGCTGGCGCCCGCGGCCGGCCCGCCGATCGTTCCGAAAGCGTTTGAGCAGGCTTTTGAACGCTTCCAGGCGCAGGTTCGGAAGCTGAACCGCTGCTCGAAATGCGTCCTGCCCGAAACCATGCCTTTCATCGAATTCGACGCCGGCGGCGTGTGCAACTACTGCCGAAATTACCGACCGATGGAGACCAGAGGGACGGCCGCGCTCGACGCCGCCCTCGCTCCCTATCGCCGCTCGGACGGGAAGCCTGACTGCATCGTCACGTTCAGCGGCGGACGCGACAGCTCCTACGGCGTTCACTACGTGAAAGAGGTTCTCAAGATGAACCCGATCACGTACACGTACGACTGGGGCATGGTGACTGACCTGGCCCGCCGCAACCAGGCCCGCATCTGCGGCAAGCTCGGCATCGAGCACATCCTCGTTTCCGCGGACATCGCTTACAAGCGCGGCAACATCCGCCGCAACGTGAACGCCTGGTTGAAGCGGCCGGACCTGGGGACCATTCCGCTCTTCATGGCGGGCGACAAGCAGTATTTCTGGTACGCCAATGAGCTGCGAAAGCAGACGGGCATCGACCTTGTGGTTCTGTGCGAGAACCGCCTGGAGACGACGGGATTCAAGACCGGCTACTGCGGCATCCGTCCCAAGAAAGGCGGCAAGCACATCTACTCGCTCTCGCTGGCCGGCAAGGTGGGCCTGGCGGCGTATTACGCGAAGCAATACCTGATGAATCCCGCGTATCTCAACCGCTCAATCCTGGACACGCTCTCGGCGTACGCGTGCTACTACATCATTCCGCACAACTACCTGAACCTGTTCGATTACATCCGCTGGGAAGAGCCCGTCGTCAACGAGACGCTCATCGGCAAGTACAACTGGGAGACGGCGACGGACACCAAGAGCACCTGGCGCATCGGTGACGGCACGGCGGCGTTCTATAACTACATTTACTACGTCGTTGCGGGATTCAGTGAGAATGAGACGTTCCGCAGCAACCAGATTCGCGAAGGAATGCTGACGCGCGAGGCGGCGATGACGCTGATCGTCGAGGAGAACCGGCCGCGGTGGGAGTCGATCAAGTGGTATTGCGACACGATCGGGATTGAATGGGAAAACGCGATCCGGCGGATCAATGACGTGCGGAAGCGGTATATGAACGAGGCTTGA
- a CDS encoding Peptidase family M50, producing MDFLNGSFRIGRLLGINVRVHMLFILWVAFRLSSSHGDVKFALAFLALLFGIVLIHEFGHCLGARSVGGDAEEILLWPLGGLAFAHAPMRPWPQFVTVACGPLVNVVFCIISGAAIAIIFGGVEYVPIGIRSLSYPPITEEWHRWLVLFYVINYYLLLFNMLPIYPMDGGQLLWTILWPFLGLRRATLVATQIGLGGAVLLGGWGMMMSNYMLVAIAVMGGLTCYQRMMAARSGFIAEEFLSVDPMLSDKRRTGFWSRLFRRRPKMSAPLAENPNPGGWESKVTAEDALSAQVDEILEKVHRHGIQSLSYVERQTLERVTRLRRERDAGFPGSLNP from the coding sequence ATGGATTTTCTGAACGGGTCATTCAGGATCGGGCGGCTGCTGGGCATCAACGTCCGCGTGCACATGCTGTTCATCCTGTGGGTCGCCTTCCGGCTTTCCTCCAGCCACGGAGACGTGAAGTTCGCGCTCGCATTCCTGGCCCTGCTGTTCGGCATCGTGCTGATTCACGAATTCGGGCATTGCCTGGGCGCCCGCAGCGTCGGCGGCGACGCGGAGGAGATTCTGCTCTGGCCGTTGGGCGGGCTGGCGTTCGCCCACGCTCCCATGCGCCCCTGGCCGCAGTTCGTCACGGTCGCCTGCGGACCGCTGGTGAACGTGGTTTTCTGCATCATCAGCGGGGCGGCGATCGCCATTATCTTCGGCGGCGTCGAGTACGTGCCGATCGGCATTCGCAGCCTCAGCTACCCGCCGATCACGGAGGAATGGCATCGCTGGTTGGTGCTGTTCTACGTGATCAACTACTACCTGCTGCTCTTCAACATGCTGCCGATCTACCCGATGGACGGCGGGCAGCTTCTCTGGACGATTCTCTGGCCGTTCCTGGGCCTGCGGCGGGCGACGCTGGTGGCGACGCAGATCGGCCTGGGCGGGGCCGTGCTGCTGGGCGGGTGGGGGATGATGATGAGCAACTACATGCTCGTGGCGATCGCGGTCATGGGCGGATTGACCTGCTACCAGCGGATGATGGCCGCGCGTTCCGGCTTCATCGCCGAGGAGTTCCTCAGCGTCGATCCGATGCTGAGCGACAAGCGCCGCACCGGCTTCTGGTCGCGCCTCTTCCGCCGCCGCCCGAAAATGTCGGCGCCGCTGGCGGAAAACCCCAATCCCGGCGGATGGGAAAGCAAGGTGACGGCCGAGGATGCCCTGAGCGCGCAGGTGGATGAAATCCTGGAAAAAGTCCACCGTCACGGAATTCAGAGCCTGTCCTACGTCGAACGCCAGACGCTCGAGCGCGTCACGCGCTTGCGCCGCGAGCGCGACGCCGGGTTTCCGGGTTCGCTCAATCCGTAG
- the nudF gene encoding ADP-ribose pyrophosphatase yields MSAGQVLLESRKFRVERFALTGRDGVARPHDLIIHPGAAVILPRLDDGRLLFIRNYRLAAQRELLELPAGTLDPPETPLDCARRELTEETGYVAARIEPLLSYYSTPGICNERMHAFLATGLTPGPARLEPDEHIQPQPLTIEEALRSARDGRIQDAKSLVTLLYYDRFVRGLERS; encoded by the coding sequence GTGTCGGCCGGCCAGGTTTTGCTCGAATCACGGAAGTTCCGCGTCGAGCGCTTCGCGCTGACCGGACGCGACGGCGTCGCGCGGCCGCATGATCTCATCATTCATCCCGGCGCCGCCGTGATCCTGCCGCGACTCGACGACGGTCGGCTGCTCTTCATCCGCAATTACCGCCTCGCGGCGCAGCGCGAGCTGCTGGAGCTGCCCGCCGGCACGCTCGACCCGCCGGAAACCCCGCTCGACTGCGCCCGTCGCGAGCTGACCGAGGAGACGGGCTATGTCGCCGCCCGCATCGAGCCGCTGCTCTCGTATTACTCGACGCCCGGAATCTGCAACGAACGGATGCACGCATTCCTGGCGACCGGCCTGACCCCGGGCCCGGCCCGCCTGGAACCCGACGAGCACATTCAGCCGCAGCCGCTGACGATCGAAGAGGCGCTGAGGTCCGCGCGCGACGGGCGGATTCAGGACGCCAAGTCGCTGGTGACGCTGCTGTATTACGACCGGTTTGTCCGTGGATTGGAGCGGTCCTGA
- a CDS encoding Cupin domain protein, whose amino-acid sequence MPAVLFDPSAAAIANLAELISTVPGGIVSKVLFKSGGVQQTLFALDAGQSIREHRVPYAAIVQVIDGSLNFRVGQRVYEMKTHDWLLMPADAPHALDAPGPARFLLTLMGAG is encoded by the coding sequence ATGCCCGCAGTCCTGTTTGATCCGTCCGCGGCCGCGATCGCCAACCTCGCCGAGCTGATCAGCACGGTTCCCGGCGGCATCGTCAGCAAAGTGCTCTTCAAGTCCGGCGGCGTGCAGCAGACGCTCTTTGCGCTCGACGCCGGGCAGTCGATTCGCGAGCACCGTGTGCCCTATGCCGCGATCGTGCAGGTGATTGACGGCTCGCTGAACTTCCGTGTCGGGCAGCGCGTGTACGAGATGAAAACGCATGACTGGCTGCTGATGCCCGCCGACGCGCCGCACGCGCTCGACGCGCCGGGGCCGGCGCGCTTTCTGCTCACGCTGATGGGCGCCGGCTGA
- a CDS encoding Cytochrome c: protein MSTAVLEREQVEFRPAPGGGAAASADVAGSPAAEKAGGDTLFSSRDRHVFLAVYVAALLLLLLIVLAMRLAHPAAFGWGQKLMNIPLAAAGIGALLLSAAAAGVAAPLTRVGAARGAAMALLVAFLGCGAFVAVTLIDRDAKSAYGIRPGERFKPNERYVARAFGVKLPKKKPVYVPTVAVAENAPAARSIDAINGRRLFLGTCAGCHGPDANGMPGQGKSLIESEYVKSKSDVEMLKFVQVGRQPWDPLNTTRVQMPPRGGNPTLVDADLNDVVAYLRTLQNRGGTADSAASGEKKTAASGPTLAVGGAGSAAEPVFIEKSVIPPAPAGPNGMGADYFTAACKPRWAAPADAVSFADTYYLLTSCQALQAGVLAAAALALAVLAWRNRLDATRPQAVVALAALTGMAALFWLVTAPLTYFV from the coding sequence ATGAGCACGGCTGTATTGGAACGCGAGCAGGTTGAATTCCGCCCGGCGCCAGGCGGCGGCGCGGCCGCATCGGCGGACGTCGCCGGCTCGCCCGCCGCGGAAAAAGCCGGAGGCGACACCTTGTTCTCCTCCCGGGATCGGCACGTCTTTCTGGCCGTGTACGTCGCCGCGCTGCTCCTGCTTCTGCTCATCGTGCTGGCCATGCGGCTGGCGCACCCGGCGGCGTTCGGCTGGGGCCAGAAGCTGATGAATATCCCGTTGGCCGCGGCTGGAATCGGCGCGCTGCTGCTGTCGGCCGCCGCCGCCGGTGTGGCCGCGCCCCTGACGCGCGTCGGCGCTGCCCGCGGCGCCGCCATGGCGTTGCTGGTGGCATTCCTGGGATGCGGCGCTTTCGTGGCCGTGACGCTGATCGACCGTGACGCGAAATCGGCGTACGGCATCCGTCCCGGGGAGCGTTTTAAGCCCAACGAGCGCTATGTGGCCCGAGCGTTCGGCGTGAAACTGCCGAAGAAGAAGCCCGTCTACGTTCCGACCGTTGCCGTTGCCGAGAACGCGCCGGCAGCCCGCTCCATCGACGCCATCAACGGCCGCAGGCTGTTTCTGGGGACCTGCGCCGGCTGCCACGGTCCGGACGCCAACGGCATGCCCGGCCAGGGCAAGTCGCTGATCGAGAGTGAGTACGTTAAATCGAAGAGCGACGTCGAGATGCTGAAGTTCGTGCAGGTCGGAAGGCAGCCTTGGGATCCGCTCAACACGACCAGGGTGCAGATGCCGCCTCGCGGCGGGAACCCGACGCTGGTCGACGCCGACTTGAACGACGTGGTCGCCTATCTGCGCACGCTGCAGAATCGCGGCGGCACGGCCGATTCCGCCGCCTCGGGAGAAAAAAAGACGGCGGCGAGCGGACCGACGCTGGCTGTCGGCGGCGCCGGATCAGCGGCCGAACCCGTCTTCATTGAGAAATCCGTGATTCCGCCGGCGCCGGCCGGGCCGAATGGGATGGGCGCCGACTACTTCACGGCTGCCTGCAAACCGCGCTGGGCGGCCCCCGCGGACGCGGTCTCTTTCGCCGACACGTACTACCTGCTCACCAGTTGTCAGGCGCTGCAAGCCGGCGTGCTGGCGGCGGCGGCGCTCGCGTTGGCCGTACTGGCGTGGCGCAACCGTCTCGACGCGACGCGCCCGCAGGCGGTCGTCGCGCTCGCCGCGCTGACCGGAATGGCCGCCCTCTTCTGGCTGGTAACCGCCCCGCTGACCTATTTTGTCTGA
- a CDS encoding NosL, with protein sequence MTRSSQWRMPESKDAALHLGLPCAGATLFNSLLATRYSLLTASLLALVAACGCGRGDDLSPPAIAYGQTECDYCKMIVSDEPFAAAACISADDGVWKIAFDDVGCLLDYLKENSGRPPGAMYVHDFKTGKWLSADEAVYVRSEKLHTPMASNLAAFETRAAAEALRLHYPGQVLTFDALRKPASGMAATSRSSP encoded by the coding sequence ATGACGCGGAGTAGTCAATGGCGGATGCCTGAGAGCAAAGACGCGGCGCTGCACCTTGGCCTGCCGTGCGCAGGCGCGACGCTCTTCAACTCGCTACTCGCTACTCGCTACTCGCTACTTACCGCATCGCTGCTCGCGCTCGTCGCGGCGTGCGGCTGCGGCCGCGGCGACGACCTCTCCCCACCGGCCATCGCCTACGGCCAAACGGAGTGCGACTACTGCAAGATGATCGTCAGCGACGAGCCCTTCGCCGCCGCGGCCTGCATCAGCGCCGACGACGGCGTGTGGAAGATCGCGTTCGACGACGTCGGCTGCCTGCTGGATTACCTGAAGGAGAATTCCGGCCGGCCGCCTGGAGCGATGTACGTCCACGATTTCAAGACCGGCAAATGGCTGTCGGCGGATGAGGCGGTCTATGTCCGCAGCGAGAAGTTGCACACGCCGATGGCCTCGAATCTGGCCGCCTTTGAGACGCGGGCCGCGGCAGAAGCGCTGCGGTTGCATTATCCGGGCCAGGTGCTGACGTTCGATGCGCTTCGCAAGCCCGCGTCGGGCATGGCCGCCACGTCAAGGAGCTCCCCATGA
- a CDS encoding ABC-2 family transporter protein, whose protein sequence is MSKSSEFKVASSELQMAPPAASAVKESRRDLAALEARRGVFNSLLATRYSLLDTLRVVAIFAGKEIRDALRNRWFLLYAVCFAALSLGLASVALTGTGRFGLAGFGRTAASLVNLVLLIVPLMALTLGASAIAGERERGTLETLLSQPVRRGEVLLGKFIGLAAALMAALALGFGVTGGVLAVRGASANAAQYASIFALSVLLGWAMLSVGFLISTLSRRSSLALGISIFAWLGFVFLGDLGLMGGAATLRMTAGELLAAALVNPLQVFKIFAVSGMHRSLDLLGPAGLYASQTFGSALPALLLSVLAAWIILPLAAAGVVFRRGVRP, encoded by the coding sequence ATGAGTAAGAGTTCAGAGTTCAAAGTAGCGAGTAGCGAGTTGCAGATGGCGCCACCGGCAGCGAGCGCGGTCAAAGAGAGCAGACGCGATCTGGCCGCCCTCGAAGCACGTCGCGGCGTCTTCAACTCGCTACTCGCTACTCGCTACTCGCTACTTGATACTCTCCGCGTCGTCGCGATCTTCGCCGGCAAGGAAATCCGCGACGCCCTGCGCAACCGCTGGTTTCTTCTTTATGCCGTCTGCTTCGCGGCCCTGTCGCTGGGGCTGGCGTCGGTCGCGCTGACCGGCACCGGGCGCTTCGGCCTGGCCGGCTTCGGGCGGACCGCGGCGAGCCTGGTCAATCTGGTGCTGCTGATCGTGCCACTGATGGCGTTGACGCTGGGAGCGTCCGCCATCGCCGGCGAACGCGAGCGCGGCACGCTCGAAACGCTGCTCTCGCAGCCGGTTCGCCGCGGCGAAGTGCTGCTCGGCAAATTCATCGGCCTGGCGGCGGCGCTCATGGCGGCGCTGGCGCTGGGATTCGGCGTCACCGGCGGCGTGCTCGCGGTCCGCGGCGCATCGGCCAATGCGGCGCAGTACGCCTCGATCTTCGCGCTGAGCGTCCTGCTGGGCTGGGCCATGCTGAGCGTCGGGTTTCTGATCTCGACGCTCTCGCGCCGCTCGTCATTGGCGCTGGGCATCTCGATTTTTGCCTGGCTCGGATTTGTATTTCTGGGCGACCTGGGACTGATGGGCGGCGCGGCGACGCTGCGCATGACGGCCGGCGAGCTGCTGGCCGCCGCCTTGGTCAACCCGCTGCAAGTGTTCAAGATCTTCGCGGTCAGTGGAATGCACCGCTCGCTGGACCTGCTCGGCCCGGCCGGGCTGTACGCCTCGCAGACATTCGGGAGCGCCCTGCCCGCGTTGCTTCTCAGCGTGCTGGCGGCGTGGATCATCCTGCCGCTGGCGGCGGCGGGCGTGGTCTTTCGACGCGGGGTGCGACCATGA